From the genome of Brassica oleracea var. oleracea cultivar TO1000 chromosome C4, BOL, whole genome shotgun sequence:
NNNNNNNNNNNNNNNNNNNNNNNNNNNNNNNNNNNNNNNNNNNNNNNNNNNNNNNNNNNNNNNNNNNNNNNNNNNNNNNNNNNNNNNNNNNNNNNNNNNNNNNNNNNNNNNNNNNNNNNNNNNNNNNNNNNNNNNNNNNNNNNNNNNNNNNNNNNNNNNNNNNNNNNNNNNNNNNNNNNNNNNNNNNNNNNNNNNNNNNNNNNNNNNNNNNNNNNNNNNNNNNNNNNNNNNNNNNNNNNNNNNNNNNNNNNNNNNNNNNNNNNNNNNNNNNNNNNNNNNNNNNNNNNNNNNNNNNNNNNNNNNNNNNNNNNNNNNNNNNNNNNNNNNNNNNNNNNNNNNNNNNNNNNNNNNNNNNNNNNNNNNNNNNNNNNNNNNNNNNNNNNNNNNNNNNNNNNNNNNNNNNNNNNNNNNNNNNNNNNNNNNNNNNNNNNNNNNNNNNNNNNNNNNNNNNNNNNNNNNNNNNNNNNNNNNNNNNNNNNNNNNNNNNNNNNNNNNNNNNNNNNNNNNNNNNNNNNNNNNNNNNNNNNNNNNNNNNNNNNNNNNNNNNNNNNNNNNNNNNNNNNNNNNNNNNNNNNNNNNNNNNNNNNNNNNNNNNNNNNNNNNNNNNNNNNNNNNNNNNNNNNNNNNNNNNNNNNNNNNNNNNNNNNNNNNNNNNNNNNNNNNNNNNTTTCTATATATATGATTGATTTCGATCATTTGTAAGAACACACCTTAAAAAACACTTATCTTCTATTCTCTCTCTGTATCAGTGTTATTTCTTTCTACGGGTATAAAATTTCGCCCTCATTTAAATTCCTGCGATACAAATAAATTCCAGTTCTTTTATAACACAAAAGCGTATATAAAGTTCTGTAGTTTGTTCGAGTGACTCGCTTATTACTAGAAGGCTAATCTACGTCATGGGCTGAATATCACTGATGCAACAACGATAAAAGCCCATATGTATATTGAGGCCCATAAGTGGAACGGTTAAGCGAAGAACAAAAACAGTCCTTTGACGAGAAAAACAAAAAGAGGAGTCGTTCTCTGAAAGCTTTCGAAAGTGAACTCCGATGACGACGGAAACAGGTCAATCATCTGGTTCGAAACCTGATAAAACCCTGAAGATTAGGGTTTATCTCGTGACAGAAAGGGGAGAGGAGAGAGAAGATAAGATGAGAAAATAGATATTTTGATTAATTGTTTTGATAATGTTTCTCACACACATAACTCGACTTAAGTAAGCCTAAAGGAATACCAAAACGACAACGCTTAACTCAAATGACTTAACATAATTATTAAGACCCTCTCTCTCACTTAGAGTCTTTCCTCCATCTCTTCTCTTCTTCACTTCAGCCACTTCTCTGTCTCTTCGACCTCGACCTTCTCTGAGCAAATGCTAAGGGAACTGCTAGCTTATCAGCAAGCAACGAGGGTTTCTGGAACTTGATCTTGTTTTGGGGAACTGGGTTGAAGAGAATGTCAATTCCATGGACGAGAACACCGTTAAATCCCTAATTCATGTCCTCGATTTGGTATGTCTTTATTATCTGGATATTTCACATCTCAGATTCCGTATATAATCCTCTTGTGTATATATGTAACTGCAAATTATTTTGAGAGAGTTTTTGTAACTTCTTACATGATAATCTCAAAATGATGTTTGTCAATTGTTAAATGGTTTCCCTGTATTAATATCATTAGAGAACATACACAAGAGTATGGATTTTCTAAGAGCAGATGATGAAAACACGATTTGATTCATAGTGGCCTCAAATACTTTCTTGAACATAACTTCTTTTTTTTTTTATAATAGTGGTTTTGGCTCTGTGCAGGAAAACCCTGATCTTTGGAAATGGTTAACTGGTCAGGAACAACCTCCGGAGATAGTGAGCTCAAATCCGGTAAGCTCAACCCTCATGATATATCCTCCAATGTCTTAGAAAGCATAAGTAAGTAGCCAATGACTTAAATCAATCATTTGGTTGTAATGAATAAAGGTATTCTTGGCGTTGCACAAGAAAGTCATGACGAATCTGAACAAGCATGCAGCACCAAAGACGCGTGCAGAAGCTGGACAGCCTTGGGTCAAAGGCTGGGATGATTTCAAGAGAGGCCGTGATGCTCCCATCTCAGGGAACCAGTAAAATAAAATAAAAACACTACTTACGAAAGTAACAAATTTCCAAAAAGAAAATACGTTTATATAAAAAGTATCTTTACATAGATACCGAGTAGTGTTTACCTTTTACTATTGTATGAATAAAGCGTGAGAGCGTATAATGCGTCTCAGAAGTGAATTACAGGATGTCTTGAAAGAGTGAATTACAGGATGTCTTGCTTGTCGAAGTTCTTGATATATAAATACAGGTATCAAGGGATTGCGTTTGTTGAATTCGTTTTGTGTTTTCTGTATATGGGCCTCTTATTTCAACTTTGGCAAGTGTTGGACAGTAAAGTAGGGACTTTTCTTTCCCCAAAATGACTCGATCCAGCATAAGCTTGGATATTCGGGTATTTGGTTTGGTTCCTGATACCGAGATCGTTTTCGGTCAGGTAATTGTATTATGCCCCCTTGTAGGAACCGATGGTGGTTCGGTTTGTTTTTAGATTGTTTTTTGATTGGTTCGGAAATTTCATAATTAGTTTTTTAACAGGCTCATTTGGGTGAATAACCAAAACAAGAATGAAAATTAGGTAAGTGGACATTTTTTTATTAATTGGCAAACCAGGAGAAAGAACCGCATGGAAAGTCCATATTATCTTTGTTGCAATCAACTGAATCCATCTCTATTTTACCTGCTACCGGCTACTTCCATTAAGTGGCATCGTTTGTAAATTGTGATCCAAAACAACTCTTCGCAGAAGGCTTTTAGTCCATCTATGTCACAACTGTTGCCGGAATTCGAAACAGTAAATTTATATGCAATACGTTATCCCATTTTCATAGTAATTGATGATATATGAAATAACCAACGACAAGATTTCAAACGTAACAAAATATTCTGCACATTTGATTTTCATTCTGATTTTACATAAAATGGAGTACCTACAGCTGACCCAAATCGGAATGAATTCAATTACGTCTTCTAATGATTGGAATGATATTTGGAGAGAAGTGATATTGGTGAGGTCGAGTACTGTTGCTGTCAAAATGTCGACTTGTCACATTAAATAAGTGATGGGGGTGAGTTTGAGAACTGTTGAGAATAAAAAATGATATATATGTCTATCAAAAGCCATCAAAATATCTCTTCTTCTAAACATACGCTCTAATAACCATAGAAATGTTAAGGACGGGATGTTTACACGATTACCTTGTAATCAACACACATAGATAGCAACAGGGTTGTACTGTCAAAAATTTCCTTAAATAGCGTTCTTGATGCTCGCCATTGCGTCCACAATAACTTCACTCACTTCCGTAAACAAATCAGGAAGCTGAATATACCAAACAAAGCCTCCACTGCAGACACAAATATCATACAAGGTAGGAAACAATGAAGTGTATTGTGTCTGTAAATTCATTCGTACTTCATTACATTGGTCTTTTTTATGTCAATACCTATTAAGCTTTGATACGTTACGAAGCATTTAATATCAAGTTACCTAATGAAGAATTGAATGAGCACAAAACGTTTCCGTAGAAAGTGATTAACTAATTATTTTTGTTCAAAATAGATGGGTCAACTTGTCAATATTCGAAGTGGCCGATGGGACAAAACAGAAGAAGGCGGGTGGAAATTCGAACGAGAGGATTCAGAGGTCTATCATTATATAGTTGCACGAACCAACGAAAGAATCGAAAAGTTTACTAAACTAGTCCGTCAGCAGCTCCGTATTGGAGATTATGTCCTCTCGTCCTGACATATCAGCTACCCGGATGCATGTTCCAGGATGATTCATCTGCGCACGCACCAATAACTTTATTGACTTCTGAAGACATAGAGATAATGATGAGTGTGAAAGAGTGGAAGAATGAGGTGGTAACCTGTGTCACGTACGGTGCAGTCAACATAGCCAAGTACCAGTTTCTGTGCCGGACTCCATTCACAATTGGTGATACTACATATCTAGGTGACGGTATTAGCGAGGAGGAGCACTGTTCAATGATTAATTGTAAGTGCAATCATGGTCAGGACTTAAATTATCATAACAACAGTATGTAATCCATATAATACTAATTGCGTCTTCTCGGCTTCTTCTGACCTTTCCTCCACCTCCAGGCATTTATACCTTTGGAAGGCCTTACAACAATGGCCCATGAAATAACGCTCTCCGCAGTAACGACATGGATTTTGTATTGGTCATCTTTGGTCGGTAGCCTTGTTATCTCGAATAGAATCAGCAGACTTCTTTGCGGGAGTGTGATCACCTTGCTTTCCCGGGCTGTAGTTGCTACCCCTCGGGTGGGAGTTTAAAGCCGGAGCTGAGTTAGTCCTTTGAA
Proteins encoded in this window:
- the LOC106337983 gene encoding succinate dehydrogenase assembly factor 2, mitochondrial-like, which encodes MEYEPPWDWWGVWENAAAVAFKNGRLRIEAPVRLSHAESWQEGVVIHCKGYRLHPREPDAECTRAGGSTGTQQEKGRLISKQRGFLELDLVLGNWVEENVNSMDENTVKSLIHVLDLENPDLWKWLTGQEQPPEIVSSNPVFLALHKKVMTNLNKHAAPKTRAEAGQPWVKGWDDFKRGRDAPISGNQ